The sequence tggggaggggaacgctAAATCCATCAAGCTAGGATGGAGCCCGGAGGGCACTGTGGAAAAGTCTTTTAGTAAGGGGTAGAAAATGCAtttgaaaaatacatttttacaCTACAGTTACATCAAATGTGAGAGAGGGGCTATGGGGCAAGCCTTGTGTAGTGATTAAAATTAACATGGAGAAAGTTCCTCACACTGGTAACATTATCTCGCTTGTAAACTGTAAGATCCATCTTTACAGCATTTACGTCTCTTACAatcatttaaaaacaaatctCAAAAGCCACCATAAAGGATCGGAAACCTACAGTTTAGCGCTATTCCCGAATACTGGCATAACACTTCCAGaaagttttcttttttatatttaAAATGTTACTTTTCTGTATGATGTGCATGCAAGTTTACCGTAACTCTTTTCTTAAACTTTTTAGTGCCGTTTCTAGTATATTCCTGTAAATGTCAGTTACTGAAAATGAGTCATTGTAAGTAGTTTTAGCTTGTTTATTGCAATGCTGGCCTCAACACAACAGAATAAAAAGGTAGAAAGTACTCTTTGATGTTACTGGTAATCATGGACCCTTCTCCTGgggtatttgttttgttttcataatAAACAGCAACAAAAATGATGTTCGAGTGTGTGTATACGTTCCTGTGCTTCCTCTAGTATTGCTTTAATGCTTCTCGAAAGCAAAAAAACCCAAGCCATGGTATCCTAGCTTCAGTAGAGGCCAAATTCTGATAGATATTCTGTATATGTAAGGCTACATAAGGTAGGGATTGTAGTCTTCGTAATTAAACCTTGTGAACTGAGACAGCAGGAAAGACCAGTATGTACTGGAGAAAGTAACCAACACTCAAAGTGCAATCTAAATATTAGaagttattaatcccagctccgccaaataaAACATGATTCTGGACATTTCTAAATTGGTCCCCTTGTATGAATATAGCTCTGTTTTTGAAGCAAGGCTTCGAAATAAGGTCTATGAATTTCCCATATCACAGCTCAGTTTTAGCTCACCCCAGTTTGCAGTGTTCTTGGCcaaacatcaatcaattagtggtattactaggtgcttactatgtgcagagcactgttctaagcacttatgagaggacaatataagagaactagcagacatgttccctatctatTATGTATGCTCATAATGAgcatacaggctagaggaggagacaacatCCAACGAAGAGTCTGAAGGGGAGTTTATTGTGAAATGAAAAATCAGCTGCAAAAGACATTTCAACATTTACATAAGCAAGCAGATTTTAATTACAGCAGACAGCAAATCCATTTAAAATGACTGATTGTGGAAACTGCCAATTTAGGCCACCCCTATCTGAACATCAGCAGTAACCACCAAAAACACATAAAACACTGTAATGATGAGGAAATGTACATCACAGGCAAGGCGATTTGTTGAAACACTTGTGCTGGAACTAGTTGaaagcctgtgtttttttttaGCTTTTCAAATGATGGATTATATTCTATTGTTTTGATATGCCGTATGGCAAATACTGAAATGCTGTTTGAAAATTAATTGCAATGGATGGCCGTATTGTTACAGTGAATATCCTTGTAAACaagcccggggcggggggaaagTAGAGTAGCCAGTACCACAGTATGAAACAAGTGCTCATCATTTTTGTTCAATATAATGCAAGCAATCTTTTGTCAACCACCAACTAGGAATACTGAGTACAACCAAGGTCATGACAGATCAAGTTAGTTAAGGTTTTCAACTACAAACACTGATAAAACTTTATTCTTCTGTTACAGCCATGCATAGGTAAGAACAGATAAATTGTGCTGAATTGCTCTGTTTCTGTTTCCTTCGCTTTTCACTTGCTTTGGgatatttgtacataaatgcaggAATTTTTGTTGTACAGGACTCCCTTGCTTGAGCTGTTCAGAAGCTCATCTCAGAGACTGTCCCAAGACTCAAAAGTTGCTGCTACGCTTCTGTACTACAATGCAGCAGGATTCTTGTACATGTGCACCTCTTAATTGTGCATTAAAAAGGACAGTTAACATTTTTTAGTTCCAACATGCTCACCGTATTATTTCTAGAGAATTCCAGCTGGTGCTAAAGGGATAAAAGTGCATTCCGGGATTTACTCTTCAACTCTTCTTCCACCTTTGGAACCAGATGATGGTCATGTTCTTATTCAAAGTCACCTCATTAATAATGAGAAATAAATGACTATGAAATTTGAGAtaatttttccttctccctgctcctgggACGTAAATTCACATTTATTCGTACACAGAAGGAGAATTACATAATAGTGCAAAATTTTGACTGTCCCGTATCCCGAGAGACTTCAAGTTTGTTTTTGTCCCGAACTAATATGGCCTCATTTCCATACTGGGAGTACCACATGCTTCGACTCCTGCTTAGATAAGTTCCAGGAGGGATGGATTCCaacttctgttgttgttgttgccagATAAGCAAGGAAGTGTCCCTGTAACGGAGGCGGGCATAGCCCTCGGACAAAGCTTTCTCGGCTAGAGGGACTCGCCCATTCATTATCCCTTGTAATAATTGAGCCCAGTGGCCTCTCCAAAGTTCTTCCAAGCTTCAGTTATCGCAGCAAACCGCTAGTCACAAACGCCGCTGTTTAATTGCACCGTAATCCACACTTCAGAACTGTCGGGTCTTCTCTAGCCTTCTCTTAAAGCAAAGAACGGGTTCAATTCACAAATTGCGTATATTTATCGGCATCCTGCCCCAAGAGAAGGGACTGAGGGAAAGCTGTTGGGCAGAACTTTGGGTTTTGCTTTCTGGAGGAACAGACAGTTCTACATCTTTTTTAAAATCATGACCTGAGAAACACATCAGATCAAATGCGGGGCTGTAGCCCGTCTTTATTTGCAGCacatataccatttaaaaatggagTCCATGGCCATCCGTTGGTAAATATGGATTGAGGAAAAAATGCCAACTCTGTTCCAGTTGGTCTGTGTTTTTTGGTAAGGTTGAAACTCATTTTATACCATCTGCTTTTCAAAGACGGATCTAAACTTGATTAAAGTGCATTTTACCACGTGATTTGAAGCAGTTTCTCTGACACTGTTTGGTCAGTTACCCACGAATATGGCTATTGTCACATCAATGTCTGATTAGAGAAGTCTGTGACAGCTAGGCCTGGGGCTGTTCTTCAGTTTTATGAGAATGTCTCCTGAGGACAGTTGGCTCTTTTCTTTCAGGATGTTAGTTCACCTAGAAGAAAATGGAAATATCTTTCATTTAAAtgaagattatatatatatatgtttgtattttctAGCTAATAGGCTGTAAGATGTAAGGTCACagcaaaacaaagcctcagatctGGCTGAAAAAGGAATCACGGTGCCTCTCAACATGTACATTGTGGTTTTGGGCACAGCTATATTTGTCTTCATCCTTAGTTTACTCTTCTGTTGCTACTTAATCAGGACTATTTGATTATCATGGATGATCAAAAATGTGGAACTTCACCATGTGACTTCTGGATTACTggcatatcttgtacatatttactattctatttattttgttagtggtgtgcatctaactttaattatatttgttctgacgacctgacacctgtccacatgttttgttttgctgtctgtctcccccttctagactgtgagcccgttgttgggtagggaccatctccatatgttgccaacttgtacttccctagcgcttaagtacagtgctctgcacacagtaagtgctcaataagtacgattgaatgaatgaatgaatggtgtgctaTTACGAAGAAaagagtggctctttttgagcaaaagctttgtaaGAAAACAGAAACAAGGAGAAAAACATGAAAATAGGGCAAGGAGCTGCAAACATTAGCATGACAACCCAAACAGCCTTTTTATTTATATGATGTAGCCAGGACTGCGCGTCCCAAattggctttttcattcattcattcaatcgtatttattgagcgcttattgtgtgcaggacactgaactaagcacttggaaagtacaatttggcaacagatagagacaatccctacccaacaacgggctcacagtcgagaagggggagacacaacaaaacaagtaggcaacagaacaagtagagaggcaacCTTTCATTCTctcatgggtgaatttcaccatccctGGTACATTCTTCGACTAGGAGGGGCGACTACGTTATATAGTTATAATATAGTTACTTAATATTTTTTACACGATAGTTATATCACTACCTACATACACACAGCATACTGCACGTTACTAGCGCATCCCCAATCAGAATACAGTCAGCTCAACAAGCCCAATCCATTATTTGAGTTTGAAAGcattttcctcctgtcttcccctgcaCATTTAACCCATGCCCTCGGTCAGCAACCCCATTCATTCTCCTGCCAACCCCTATTAATCATGCCGTGTTTATTCCctaaccatccccttctcccctaccCCAGCATCAATCGGCACTGCAGGCTGCGGGGGAGACCCATTCCCACCAACGCACCAGCTGGGATATTTACCCCCACTCCTGTACTGGTCCCCATGTGCCCCTCACACTTTCCTCAGCATGGCTCAGGTCACAGTTTTCCTCCACATAATGCTCATCTAGGCTTCCTTGCTCCGAATTTCCCAACCCTCAACTCACTCTCCTCGCTTGTATCTTTTGATTCAATTCAATCGgatatactgtgtgcaaagcactgtattaagtgccccttacacttttcattcattcattcaattgtatttattgagcgcttactttgtgcagagcactgtacaaaacacttgggaagtacaagtcggcaacatatagagacggtccttacccaacaacaggctcacagtctagaagggggaaacagacaacaaaacaaaacacggctCAGGCCCCAATTTTCCTCCACCTAATGCATATCTAGGCTTCCTTGCTCCAAATTTCCCAACCCTCAACCATCTCTCCTCGCTTGTATCTTTCGATtcaattcaaacgtatttattgagcacttacggtgtgcaaagcaccgtattaagcggttgggagagtatgacataacaataaacagacacattccctgcccacaacaaacaaatCTTCCAAATTTCCCTTAGGTCAGTTTCTCTTAACAGACCTCCTGCTCCCCGAAATCCCCTTAACCCTTCAATCCATCAACTAACGgtatttaattattcattcattcaatcgtatttattaagtgcttactgtgtgcagagcactgtactaagcacttgggaaagtacaatgcagcaataaagagtaccaatccctgcccacaagcgcttactgtgcgcggagctgtactaagcacgcttccagtctagagagctcCCAAATTTCCCTTAGGTCGGTTTCTCCTAACAGACCTCTTGCTCCCTGAAATCCGCTTAACCCTTCAATccctcaaccaatggtatttattgagcgctaactgtgtgcggagcactgtactcattcattcaatcacattcgggaagcagtgtggcttagtggaaagagcccgggtttgggagtcagaggtcgtgggctctaatcctggctcccccactagtcagctgtgtgacttggggcaagtcacttaacttctctgggccttatttccctcatctgtaaaatggggattaagactgtgagccccacgtgggacaacctgttaaccttgtatctaccccagcgcttagaacagtgctcggcacatagtaagcgcttaacaaaaaccatcattattattattattatttattgagcacttattgtgtgcagagcactgtactaagcatttgggagactacaatgcaaaaataaacagacacattccctgcccacaacaagctcacagtctagagggggagacaggcattaatataaatgaacagataaataaataaattgcatatatacagatatatacagatacatacacatatatatggacactgtactaagtgcttgggtgcatacaacagaattagcagacacgtgaaggtacatctcctccaggaggccttccctgactgagccttcttctccttttctctcactcccttctgcgctgctcctatttgctccttccttcatcctctctcccttccccatggcccatatgtctatatctgtattttatttatttatctatatatttatttattcatattagtgtccgtctccccttctagactgtaaggtcactgtgggcaggaatgtgtctatttgttgttgtactgtactctcccaagctctcagagaagcagcgtggctcagtagcaagagcatgggcttgggagtcagaggtcatgggttctaatcctgcctccgccacttgtcacccttgtaactttgggcaagtcacttaacttctctgtgcctcagttacccttatctgtaaaatggggattaagactgagccccaagtgggacaatctgattaccctgtattcatttattcattcaattgtatttattgagtgcttactatgtgcagagcactgtactaagcacttgaaaaatacaatacagcaatagaaacaatccctgcccacaacaggcttgcagtctacagggggcagacagacctcaaaacaagtaaacagtcatcaatataaatctaccccaacacagtgcttggctcacagtaagtgtttaacaaataccataattattatcataattattttagagaagcagcgtggctcagtggaaagagcatgggctttggagtcagaggtcaggtgttcgaatcccgctccgccacatgtctgctgtgtgaccttgggcaagtcacttaacttctctgagcctcagttacctcatttataaaatggggattgactgtgagccccacgtgggacaacttaatcaccttgtatcctccccagcgcttagaacagtgctttgcacatagtaagtgcttaacaaatgccatcattattattattattatacagcccgggcctgggagccagaaggtcatgggttctgtgccagctccaccacttgtctgctgtgtgactttgggcaagtcacttcactttgctgtgcctcagttaccttgtctgtaaaatggggattgagactgtaaaccccatgtgggacaccctgattacctcagtgcttagaacagtgcttggcacaaagtaagcacttaacaaataccatcattattactagaagtagtagtagtagtagagtgctctgcacccagtaagtgctcaataaatgtgattattattattactattattattaacaacaataatactactaataacacGTCCACTCAACAGATGGGCATCCTCCAGTTCCTCCCATTCCTGCCAGCCACCCACTCTGTATTTTGGGGCTGAcaccccctcttctccttccttaccataatcattattgttattattattagcagtaatagtaatagtagtagtagtagtacagtgctctgcactagttggccctcaataaatatattataataatgtaataagatagcattacaataatataataaattacaatatattatatacaataatatatcaatataacatTAAATAATAAgtaacaatataatgataatgataataataataacacgtcCCCCAGAGAGATGGGTATCCCCCAGCTCCTCACATTCCTGCCTCCCACCTACTCTGTATTTCGgggctgccccctctcccccttcctttccataattattattatgattattacttgcttagtacagtgttctgcacacacttagcgctcaataaatatgattgaatgaatgaatagtagcagaagcatgagaagcagtgtggctcagtggaaacagcccgggcttgggagacagagttcatgggttctaatcccgggtccgccac is a genomic window of Tachyglossus aculeatus isolate mTacAcu1 chromosome 4, mTacAcu1.pri, whole genome shotgun sequence containing:
- the BRD3OS gene encoding putative uncharacterized protein BRD3OS gives rise to the protein MNGRVPLAEKALSEGYARLRYRDTSLLIWQQQQQKLESIPPGTYLSRSRSMWYSQYGNEAILVRDKNKLEVSRDTGQSKFCTIM